From a single Nicotiana tomentosiformis chromosome 2, ASM39032v3, whole genome shotgun sequence genomic region:
- the LOC104086401 gene encoding CBS domain-containing protein CBSX1, chloroplastic-like codes for MASILPSGLSLISSSAALHHQLPCLLFLSPPCLKFATFGKCFLSVRRKQFSVTASSNTLTANSAQPTNGVYTVGDFMTRKDKLHVVKPSTSVDEALELLVERRITGFPVVDDDWKLVGLVSDYDLLALDSISGTGGADANMFPEVGSNWKTFNEVQKLISKTKGKVVGDLMTPAPLVVRESTNLEDAARLLLKTKYRRLPVVDSDGKLVGIITRGNVVRAALHIKRVIEMEGQQ; via the exons ATGGCATCTATATTACCGTCGGGACTCTCCCTCATCAGCTCCTCCGCCGCTCTCCACCACCAGCTTCCTTGCCTGCTCTTCTTATCTCCGCCGTGCCTAAAGTTTGCTACTTTCGGTAAATGTTTCCTCTCCGTCCGCCGCAAGCAGTTTTCCGTTACCGCCAGCAGCAACACTTTGACGGCCAATTCTGCACAG CCAACAAATGGTGTATATACAGTAGGTGATTTCATGACAAGAAAAGATAAGCTACATGTGGTAAAGCCATCAACATCTGTAGATGAAG CCTTGGAATTGTTGGTAGAACGCCGAATCACTGGTTTCCCTGTGGTTGATGATGACTGGAAATTG GTTGGTCTTGTTTCTGATTATGATCTATTGGCTCTGGACTCTATATCAG GTACAGGAGGAGCTGATGCAAACATGTTCCCGGAAGTGGGCAGCAACTGGAAA ACATTCAATGAGGTTCAAAAGTTGATTAGTAAGACCAAGGGGAAAGTGGTTGGTGATTTGATGACACCTGCTCCACTAGTAGTTCGGGAATCTACCAATCTTGAGGATGCAGCAAG ACTTCTACTCAAAACAAAATACCGACGGCTTCCTGTTGTTGATAGTGATGGTAAACTG GTGGGAATAATAACAAGGGGAAACGTTGTGAGAGCTGCCCTTCATATAAAACGGGTCATTGAAATGGAAGGCCAACAATGA